One Bufo gargarizans isolate SCDJY-AF-19 chromosome 3, ASM1485885v1, whole genome shotgun sequence DNA segment encodes these proteins:
- the YWHAE gene encoding 14-3-3 protein epsilon isoform X1 has product MVESMKKVAGMDVELTVEERNLLSVAYKNVIGARRASWRIISSIEQKEENKGGEDKLKMIKEYRTTVETELKSICNDILDVLDKHLIPAANSGESKVFYYKMKGDYHRYLAEFAIGNDRKEAAENSLVAYKAASDIAMTELPPTHPIRLGLALNFSVFYYEILNSPDRACRLAKAAFDDAIAELDTLSEESYKDSTLIMQLLRDNLTLWTSDMQGDGEEQNKEALQDVEDENQ; this is encoded by the exons ATGGTTGAGTCAATGAAGAAGGTGGCCGGGATGGACGTGGAATTGACAGTAGAAGAAAGGAACTTGCTGTCTGTCGCATATAAGAATGTGATTGGAGCTAGAAGAGCGTCCTGGAGGATAATCAGCAGCATTGAACAGAAAGAGGAGAACAAAGGCGGAGAAGATAAACTCAAAATGATCAAGGAGTATCGGACAACG GTTGAGACGgaactgaaatctatctgtaatGACATTCTGGATGTACTGGATAAGCACCTCATTCCAGCTGCAAACAGTGGGGAGTCTAAGGTTTTTTACTATAAAAT GAAAGGAGACTACCACCGATatctggcagagtttgccataggCAATGACCGAAAGGAGGCTGCAGAGAACAGCTTGGTAGCCTATAAAGCTGCAAGTGATATTGCAATGACAGAACTTCCTCCAACACATCCCATTCGTTTAGGTCTCGCTCTCAATTTCTCTGTGTTCTATTATGAAATTCTTAATTCTCCTGACCGTGCGTGCAG GTTGGCAAAAGCAGCATTTGATGATGCTATTGCAGAACTGGATACACTGAGCGAAGAAAGTTACAAGGACTCCACGCTTATCATGCAATTGTTACGTGATAATCTGACACTATGGACTTCAGATATGCAAGGTGATG GTGAAGAACAGAATAAAGAAGCACTGCAGGATGTGGAAGATGAAAATCAGTGA
- the YWHAE gene encoding 14-3-3 protein epsilon isoform X2 produces the protein MVESMKKVAGMDVELTVEERNLLSVAYKNVIGARRASWRIISSIEQKEENKGGEDKLKMIKEYRTTVETELKSICNDILDVLDKHLIPAANSGESKVFYYKMKGDYHRYLAEFAIGNDRKEAAENSLVAYKAASDIAMTELPPTHPIRLGLALNFSVFYYEILNSPDRACRLAKAAFDDAIAELDTLSEESYKDSTLIMQLLRDNLTLWTSDMQGDDS, from the exons ATGGTTGAGTCAATGAAGAAGGTGGCCGGGATGGACGTGGAATTGACAGTAGAAGAAAGGAACTTGCTGTCTGTCGCATATAAGAATGTGATTGGAGCTAGAAGAGCGTCCTGGAGGATAATCAGCAGCATTGAACAGAAAGAGGAGAACAAAGGCGGAGAAGATAAACTCAAAATGATCAAGGAGTATCGGACAACG GTTGAGACGgaactgaaatctatctgtaatGACATTCTGGATGTACTGGATAAGCACCTCATTCCAGCTGCAAACAGTGGGGAGTCTAAGGTTTTTTACTATAAAAT GAAAGGAGACTACCACCGATatctggcagagtttgccataggCAATGACCGAAAGGAGGCTGCAGAGAACAGCTTGGTAGCCTATAAAGCTGCAAGTGATATTGCAATGACAGAACTTCCTCCAACACATCCCATTCGTTTAGGTCTCGCTCTCAATTTCTCTGTGTTCTATTATGAAATTCTTAATTCTCCTGACCGTGCGTGCAG GTTGGCAAAAGCAGCATTTGATGATGCTATTGCAGAACTGGATACACTGAGCGAAGAAAGTTACAAGGACTCCACGCTTATCATGCAATTGTTACGTGATAATCTGACACTATGGACTTCAGATATGCAAGGTGATG ATTCCTAA